CTGATACTTGAAATAAGTCTTCAGTGAGATTTCTAAGTGTCTGTGTAGTGCTTGTTGATTAGAGGAGGAGATGTAGATGTACTGGTGTTTCATTCAGGTCATCTTtaactttatttaaaagaaaaaaaagtctctaaGGAAGAAGTTGATACATGGGAAATGGATTTGGCAACACAGGTCACTGTAAAATGTCCAGTCTTAATGTAGTACAGAAATGAATTGTGTAGGCTTTGAAATGAGCATAAATCTGTGCTTAGTGAGATCCTCTGGCCAGTGGCCATCCTGCAATAATGCTCTGGGCTCCAGGGCAGCCTTACCTGGGAGAAGGGAGCCAAAACTGAGCTGGCAGACTTTCCTGGAAGAAGGATGGCAGGTAGGCCAAGCTGCCAGACTAAACTTCTGCTTTCTGTTAACAGTAAACTCATGGCTGGTTAGCTTTGATGTCATAGTGCCAGCAGTGGCCGAGGCTGAGCTGTGGATATTTATGTGCAGCTTTCTCAGCCCTGCAGTTCCTGCTCTCCCAAGAGGAAAGCCCCATCCCCCCCTATTGGAATTACTGAGATTCACATGTCTGGAGCAGAGAGGGTGGAGGCAGAACTCGAGTTCCTGCAGATGGGTGATGGCCATCGGTGCATCAACATTGACATGTAGCTGATGGTTTAGAATTTACTGAGCTCAGTTGTGCCCTGTTCTTGTCTGGACTTCCTTCTTTCGTCTGCAGTAAATGCTGAGGTGGTCAGTTTTCCAAGGCTGAATTCTCAGCAGGGTTTCTGTGCTTAGttggttgcattttttttccctccttcaaTACAGAGTCCTTGTGGAATATCACTTTTATTCCAACATCTGAGTACAGTTTGAATTCCTGCTGTTCTTTATTGGAATTTGAacatttaaaagtttatttggTTGTTTTAGTATTGCTTGggtttttatttgatttttttatctaAAGGACTCATCTGTTCTCCAGAAAAAATTCCTGACCTTTACTAATGGTTCAGAGTATTTCAGAATCTCTTCTGTAATGTGACCCTTGGAATAAATGTAATACCAGTAGTTTTCTGTATTGAAATAGCATAGTTAAGACTTACCTTACTTAGAGGGCATAATGAAAATGGACATATCTCAGCAAGCAGAAACAGTCTGACAAATGAACAGAGCTGTACATTTAGCAATGAAGATCTAGTTGAGACTTGCTTCAAATTCAGTTTGTGACAGAGACTGCACTGAGTTCCCAGTTTGtccatgctttaaaaaaagtccTTCTTGCTTCCCAGACTTGGGTAGCAATGCATTTCCCTCTTGGTTGGAACAGCAGAGCAGTACAACATTGTTTAGCACACAGTGATATCCTAAAGTCGTGTGCTCAGGAATGTGAAACTTCCCTGGGTTTGGGAGTACTTGGCATTCCTTGGCCTCCTGGTccagggaagaagagaggaTTTCATAGCCACACAAGTGGTTGTTTCCCTGTCTTGGAGTTCATGATGCTGGttggtttggttggggtttttaacAGCGTAAGTTCCTGGCTATTTCCATCCTCAGAATGCACAGGAGATCTTTGGTGCTCTTGGTGTCTTGTGGCTGTAACATCCAgctgttttctgtggaaaacagggcagttcctgctctcctgctgaaGTACTTGCATGTATGAATCAGTTTTTTCAGGCTTTCTTTTACACTTCCAGTTACCTGAAGGACCTCCAGTTTCTGTGCCATCAAGTGGAGCTGAGCTGTGAGCATGGTGCTCAGAAAGGAGGTGGCAGGTGAAGGGTCCTGCAGGAACATGTGCTTTGTATGCCCAGTTTACTGTGCTGGGACatgctggagaagaaaaagaacataaTGTGTGAAGATGTGCAGGAAACTTGAAGGACTGGATGTTTCCACAGTGACACACTTATTTGGGACTCATTATGGAGCAGTGACTTGTCTTTATTTACTGCTGTTGAAAATAGCCCAATAGCACGTGTTGAAGCTGGTACTGCAACTCTGGAATCTTCCAGGAAATAAGGCAGTAAAGCTGCTGGCTTGCTTGGTGTCCAAATTGTCACTTTATTTCCTATATTGGAATAAACTTGGTTTAGTAGAACAGTGTGTGTCTCTCTAGGCTTTGGGGTAGGAGAAGTGAGTGTTTCCATCTGAGCCAGGCGTGGACGAGGTGCAGAGCAGTGCCTGGCACTCACTAAACCCTTCTTAGCTGCTCTGGGAGTTGTTCCCCTGCGAGGTCTAGATAAGCACGTTTGCCTCAAACCTCAGCACTGggaagcagaggctgctgcctctgtgctggcaATGAGATTTGGTCACCTTGCTTATGACTGCAGTTCACTGAGAGGGATTAATTGTGGTTCAAGGAACAGTACTTTGCTTTTGAGAAAGTCCCAGGGCCTGTAAGCTTTCCTCTGTTTGTATTTCTTTCCAGTATTGGTTTCCTTTGTCATGTGAATGACACATGACCTAATGAAAACCTTTCTAGGCTCCAGCAGTGTTCCTTGTAAGGAGTACCATGTGTTTGTAATGGCTGGCTATctgccctgcaggagcagcaagggaagTGCTGAATTCCTGCTAGAAATTTTCCACTTGCTTAACTGGTCAGTGGATCCAGTTTAACGTAAAGCCTGGGACAAAAGCAGGCATTTCCCATCTTCAGTGTTACCTGGCAACATCTGGCCCTTACAGATGTGTAATGCTGGCTAAGTGTTAGTTACCAAGTCAGCTTTTACTCCTTGCAGATTTAAACAGCCGAAGCCAATTCTAATTCCCTCTACATTTAGGAAAATTCTGGAATGTTACAAGTactttgccttttaaaaaagagaaactgcTCAGCAGCCTTGCTGTAACCCTGCCATGCTGACAAAGCCACAGAGATGTTAACCAACTTCCTGAACATCTGATTTGTGGCTGGTACCGCTTTTCCGACACGGACAGGCAGCAGCCCGGACCCCAGTTAAGGCTACTACAGCATTCTTTGAAATCTTAGCTGTTTGCTGCAAGCTGCACTGCTTCCTTTGTTGCTGGTGCAAgtctcagaagtgtaacagtTCCAACTTGCTGTTTTTGTTAAATCTCTCCAGATTTTGTGCTGGATCAGATTTTATTTTCGGTTTGTACATCAGCTCTTTGGCGGGTGAGTGCTGGTCTGGCAGGGACTGTGCAGGGCAAGGAGGGACTGAGCTTTTCAACAGCTTTAAGTCTTTCTGGATAAAATTGATTATCAGTACTACCCTGGAGTGTGTTTGTGCTTGGAGGCCTTACTGACAGGGGCTCAGAGCAAACAATGGGAGAGCTTTGCTGGCTGGCTGTGCCACTGATTCAGTGGCTGTGGGGAACTGCACACATTTGAACTGTGAATGAAAGGGTGGTtgggggaagagaggaaggggaTTTTTCTTTATGTGAACTAAACTGGATAAATTGGGTCGTCTTCAGGGAACAAGTACCAGTTCTGATgtgttctgttttttattttagtgcCACAATGGCAACTGCACCTTACAACTATTCCTACATCTTTAAGTACATCATTATTGGTAAGTACCAGTGGGTCACACCTGTGTATGTTGTGTGGACACATGAGAAGCCTGTGGCTGTGCCACACTGCTTTCAGCATGTGCTTGTACCACCTCAGCCCCCACAGGTCACCACACTTCTCTACAGCTTTAGCATTTACTGGAGCATTTTGCATCATTAATCTCAAAGGCTTTAGAATTTATGTTGAAGACACAAGTGCTgactggaaaccattgcatgaGGCTCATAAACCTCTGTCAGGctgtatttttgtgtttaaatattGCTTTTAGCTGCAGCTTCCTTGGCTGCTTAGTCAGGGACTAAGGGATTGCATTTATTGCTGTCCTGGACGAACTGGTCTTGCTGTTAATTGTTTAATTGTTAATGACCTTGTGTAGGTGTAAATGATCTGCAGTGTTACTGTGCAGGTTTGTAAGTCAGGTTGCTGTGACAGCCTCAGCCCCTGGAAAAGTTGGTTCTTTAAAAGATCTTGCTGTGTCTCACTCTTGGCATTGTGCAAGAGGATGAGTGGAAATGAAGCAATTTCTTGAGGTGTTCTGGGTGGCTGTCAGTATCTTTGATGTTCTTTCCACAGTAAGACAGGAGCAGACATCAAgtatattttacatttcagcTGTACTTTTTGTAACCTTGTGAAATACAGTTATAAAATCAGTAATACAAATTAACTTATTTCTTGAGTGTTCTGTTCCTGCTTGCAAGCTGTAGCTGTAACCAGAGCTTTAGTGTCAAAGTTGATAAATTTGAGGATATAGCCAGGGATAGAACACTGCCCATCTGACCTGAGAAATTAATGTCTCTGTACCATTTGTTGTGtgggaggaagaaaatgtgCTTCTTGCAACAATGATTTAACTATTCTTTCTGTAACAGGGGACATGGGTGTAGGAAAGTCCTGTTTGCTTCATCAGTTCACAGAAAAGAAGTGTGAGTATCATTTCAGTTCATGATATTTATTCTAACTGGCATTTTCATCCCttttccctgcctgttcccatCATGCATGAGCTCATTTTTGTGTCTGCCTTACTCTGTTTGAGTTTGGATTGTACTGGGTCACATTTTTGGTTTGACTTCAGCAGATGCAGAAACAAATATTGATGTTGTTATGGCAAAACTTGCTCCAGCCAGTCCTGCCTGTGAGGAATGGGAGGACTGGATCTGATTTTACAGCTTTTCTGTAGATTTTGATGTGGACAGAGAGAAATTTCTTGTCTGAACTTAGCATGTTTTCAATATTGGTGTAGCTTGATCACAAGCAGTTGGAGTTTTTAGTGCTGTTAAGGAGTTcaaaggggggggaaaaaaaaaaaagaacactttttctttgtttgcagccttgagcagccctgcaggacacTTGGCTTGCCCTGGGTGATGGTGTTTAGGGCTTGCTGCAGCTGAAACATTTTCTCCTGTATGGTATCATCACTAATTAAGAATTAGCTTCAGTTCTTCCTGGTGTGTGTTGCTTTGGGGTTTGCAGCAGCTGTTAGCTCACTCAGTGAGTAAGTCTGGAGGTATTTCTCAGTGCAGGCATCACCATGTGCTACTTGAGATGTGGTAACAAAGTGGGTAGGAGCTGCAGTTAAAATAGTTGTTTTGCAGTAGAAATAGGAATTTCTGACTTGTTGTTCGTAATGAAAATGCAGTATCAGCCAGTTATTTAAATGCCATTTTGCACATGGTCAAATTGTCCATGAGGAGAATGTTCTGTCAGCACCAAGCCAAAGCAATACAACCAAACACCTCTGCTGTGAGACTGCCCCTAAATCCAGGTAGCCTGAGTAGGTCCTCACCTTGTCTGTATTTTCTTGATGGGCTTATTAACATGAGTTTCTCATAACTAGAAGGATACCtttttggatttgatttggtGTGTTTGTAGCTACTTAAGAAACTGGCATCTTCTTGGACAGTCATCCTATTGGCCTGTGTGAACCAACTTGGGTATTTGTTTTTGAAGATGTGACAGACTTCTTAACTGTATCTTTCTTGGTAATTCCCTAAAAATTGTCTTTTCCTACTGCATTAAAGTAGTTAACCTTCTGCAAGGATAGACTGGGAGTCAGCTGACTTGGTACCTTCTGATATGTATGgccaaagagcagcagagaaggcaAGGAATTTTATAACTGTTTATAAAACtaacagcagctcaggaaatACAGCTTTTCTGGTTAAATGATGCAGTTTGGGAACTGTAGctgtaaaaatgcttttttagaGACTGAAAAAATCTAGTAAAGAGAACTGAAAACTTGTGGTAATCATATTTTTGCAGCAAGGAAACCTTGTCCTAGGAAGATCTGATCTTTGCTCTTCTTTTTCATGACAGTTATGGCAGACTGTCCCCACACAATTGGTGTTGAATTTGGCACAAGAATAATTGAAGTTAGCGGCCAAAAAATTAAACTACAGATCTGGGATACAGCAGGACAAGAGAGATTCAGGGCTGTCACACGAAGCTACtacagaggagcagcaggagctctcaTGGTCTACGACATCACCAGGTAAGGGCAGCAGAGTCGGGGTGTGCTTGGCAAGGTTGGGGTGCACAGCCCTGCAAGCACTGTCTGGTCTGTGCCCTTGGCTCAGAGGTTCTGTGTGTGTGGGGATGAGCAGCATCCTGTTTGTGGTGCCTGCCACACCTTATCTAAACACCCCAGTGTTGAAAGAGCTGCAGGTGAGACGCGGGGAACGATGTGAGCGGCTTTTTCTTGGCAAGTCTCACTGCTGATGAGCCTGGGGAGTTTGTAtttcagcctgtgctgaagTTGTTTTAAAGAACTGGCTCTGTCCTTACAATCTGCTCTTCAGCACGTGGATGTTGCTGCTGGGGGGCCATGGCAGGGCTCACCTGGCAGGGCTGTCCTCAGAGTGCAGAACTGCCCGTGGGGTGTGGGGAGAGCGAGCCTGGCCTCAGCCTGACCTGGGGCTCttccccagcagcctggcacTGCACAGGAGCCATCCTGCCTTCCTCTAGAGGGGACAGCTAAAGATGCTGCTCAAACAATAATGCATAGATGCAACATGaaatgcttttgctttcacACATCTCTCATCTTCCTCTGGGGCTGTTCTTGATATTTATTCTTCAGGCAcctctcttttttcctgcaTATGTAGGTGTATTTCCTGTTTGTGTAAATACTGAGTAAAACATGACCTTCTGCAGTTTGCTACTGAGGTGCTGTTCTGCTGCAGTGTGTTCTGCAAGAGTATTTGACAGGAAACCCTTTAATGTGTTCTGTGCATAACAGCATCAGCCTTGTCTgtttgcagagctgtgggaattGGTCTGGCTTTCCAGGGGCAGTGtaagagctgctccaggggttTAAAGTTGACTCAGATTTGTGGTCTGAgtccacactgctgctgctttgtctgtCTTGAGGTGGGGAGAACAGGGATGATGgatgctgctgtgtttggaTGCTGACTGTGCTGTTGGCacctaaatattttataaaaggcTAAAAGTGTCCTGTCCCGATTCTTTGCAGAAGAAGTACGTATAATCACTTAAGCAGCTGGCTGACAGATGCAAGGAACCTCACCAATCCAAATACTGTAAGTTGGACTTCATTTATTAAAAGCAAGATTccttctccctgagcagcaggctCAGGCCAAAGCACTGCAGTGGTCTCTGCAAGGGCTGCCTGTGATTTCTGCACTGCTCCTGTCCTCGCTTGCAGAGTGCAGTGATTcacttccctgctgcagctggagcaaaaGGGCTTCCTCTAAAAGTCTTCCTGTGCCACTCACCTTTCAGGGTCTGTTTGAAGCAGTTGGAGACAAAACTGGGATGAAATCTGGACCAACCCTGAGTTGTGTTACTCCTTCTTGCTTTGTGTCAGTAATGAGGTGAATGCTGTCCTTAGGCTGGAATGTCAATTGGATCTCCAGCAAAAGCTGACCAGGTTTTGTAGAGGAAAATCCTTCTGGGTCTCTCTGCCCATACCACAGAGCTGTTGTTCTTCAGCCTGTTCCTGAATGCCTCTAAAATACTTCAGCACCAAAATGAGAAAACCAGAACCAATGAGAAAACTCTAAAGATTCTGTCTGGATTAGCAGCTGATTAAAGAAATACAAGAAGTGGCTCAGGGTACAGCTCTaaggagcagagagcagcactgcttttTAGGACCTCATTTCATGAGAACACCCCAAAGCCTTGCGAAGTGACAGCTGGAGATGCTGTTCCTGCTTTCCTAGAGTGGGGAATGCTAGAGCAGAGTTCTCCTGAGGGGGCATAGCTTGTGTAGATAACCTGCTCTGCACATTTGGTTTTATAAAAAGTTATTAATAATGAAGGTGGCAGTGAAAAGACTCCTAAGCTTTTTCCCAGACTAACTTTGTCTCTCCTGACCCAGGTGATAATCCTCATAGGAAACAAAGCAGACCTGGAAGCACAGAGGGATGTTACATATGAAGAAGCCAAACAATTTGCTGAAGAAaatggtgtgttttttttctcttgagctGGTACTTTCCTACAAGATAGTGATGTTAAAGTGAATCCTCAGCATTGATAGCTGCAAGCTTACACTTCCAGAGTCATGGAACTGTATGTACAAActcctgctgtgcctcaggCAGTCTGATAACTGTGTGTAGTTCTAGAAATCAGCTTGTGTTGATGCCTTAACATAGTCACAAAAGCTTGTTTAGTACTAAAATAGTGTCTTGCATGTAATGGGAAGGTCGTGATGTGTCTGACTTTGGGCTCTTTGAGGCGTGTTGTGCACTGACTCTTAAACTTCTGTCTCTGAACAGGTTTATTGTTCCTTGAAGCAAGTGCAAAAACGTAAGTGACTTTTGGCTGTGGTAATGTTCAGATGGGTCTTTTTGCCGTGAATTGAAAGTAACTTGGAACTGAGGCCTCTGGCTGCATTTCAGGCAAAGACTGGTTGAATTCAAATGAACCGAGTTGGATTTCAGGCCTTATTTGAGTGTGGACTGCGTTCAGTGTGTAAAGGGTTCGTTCCCCTGTGTGTTCAGAGCTGTAGGTTTAGTCTGTAGGTCATGACCAGCCCCTCCAGTCACTGAAGAattgctgtgctgtgcttggggctggctgtggcactggggaGCAGATCTCCAGGGCCACCAGGCAATCAGCACATCACCAGTGCCACCACTGGCACCTGTCGGAACAGCACTTTGTAACAAAAAGAGGTTTTGATCCATAGTGGCTCCCTGGTCTTTGAGCCTCTGTCGTTACTGTCCTGTGCACGTGGCTCGATGCCTTGGGTTATTTTGCTCCTCAGTGCTTTGGCAGCATTCCTTgttcctggctgctcctgctgtgggtGCAGCGGCCAGGGAGGGAATTGCCCtgtccagggctgggctctTGGGCTGAACAGAACAGTTCCTGTCAGCTCCCACGGCGCTGCCTACCCAGctccctcctgg
The nucleotide sequence above comes from Cinclus cinclus chromosome 19, bCinCin1.1, whole genome shotgun sequence. Encoded proteins:
- the RAB14 gene encoding ras-related protein Rab-14, which gives rise to MATAPYNYSYIFKYIIIGDMGVGKSCLLHQFTEKKFMADCPHTIGVEFGTRIIEVSGQKIKLQIWDTAGQERFRAVTRSYYRGAAGALMVYDITRRSTYNHLSSWLTDARNLTNPNTVIILIGNKADLEAQRDVTYEEAKQFAEENGLLFLEASAKTGENVEDAFLEAAKKIYQNIQDGSLDLNAAESGVQHKPSAPQGGRLTSEPQPQREGCGC